The Acidicapsa acidisoli genome contains a region encoding:
- a CDS encoding shikimate kinase translates to MPSGNSDRVPIELAVEAPAGVRRIVLTGFMGAGKTTVGRLLARRLSWQFLDVDAEIEATTGTTIAQIFQNRGEPWFRQFEQETIRRLLASESLVLALGGGAIEDSHTRNLLLTGDGTRLVHLEATLETVLTRCRGTEPLRPVLQDRDNLEDRYRRRLPLYRASHLTVAVDSLPPGAIVETILESIGSNQSIGQPIVGQIKELQR, encoded by the coding sequence ATGCCGTCTGGGAATTCGGATCGAGTGCCGATTGAGCTTGCCGTAGAAGCACCTGCCGGAGTGCGACGGATTGTATTGACTGGATTTATGGGCGCGGGAAAGACGACGGTCGGGCGCTTGCTGGCCCGGCGTCTATCTTGGCAATTTCTTGACGTCGATGCCGAGATCGAAGCCACCACGGGAACCACAATCGCGCAGATCTTCCAGAATCGCGGCGAACCCTGGTTCCGTCAGTTCGAACAGGAGACAATCCGCCGGCTGCTGGCCTCCGAATCGCTCGTCCTCGCCCTAGGCGGCGGCGCAATCGAAGATTCGCACACCCGCAACCTGCTTCTAACCGGGGACGGCACGCGCCTGGTCCATTTGGAGGCCACTCTTGAAACCGTTCTCACCCGCTGCCGGGGAACGGAACCGCTGAGACCCGTCCTGCAGGACCGGGACAATCTCGAAGATCGCTACCGGCGCCGTCTGCCACTCTATCGCGCATCACACTTGACCGTCGCGGTCGATTCCCTGCCCCCGGGCGCGATTGTGGAGACCATTCTCGAATCGATCGGGTCAAACCAATCAATCGGTCAGCCGATCGTCGGCCAAATCAAGGAGCTGCAACGTTAA
- a CDS encoding sigma-70 family RNA polymerase sigma factor, which yields MGLSKSPGVTDTDLPAADATETAKAETGYDPVRESAQTQTAENASNTQEQEDSSDRDRSEGARTDRSEESVPASTGPAKTQDAGAEGESAEAVILARAQSGDHAAFAQLYSAHKRRVYSLCLRMLGNVAEAEDLTQESFLQLHRKIATFRGDSAFSTWLHRLTINVVLMHLRRKGLNLISLDEALDPSPDHGPARSFGAPDLRLTGSIDRMTLEKAVESLPAGYRLIFVLHDIEGYEHNEIATLLDCSIGNSKSQLHKARMKLREALRAPADEEMAK from the coding sequence ATGGGCTTATCGAAATCCCCCGGCGTGACTGACACTGATCTCCCGGCCGCTGATGCAACTGAGACCGCCAAGGCCGAAACGGGTTACGATCCGGTCCGAGAAAGCGCTCAGACGCAAACCGCCGAGAATGCATCCAATACTCAGGAGCAGGAGGATTCTTCAGACCGCGACCGATCAGAAGGTGCGCGGACGGATCGCTCCGAAGAATCAGTTCCGGCATCTACTGGACCGGCGAAAACGCAGGATGCAGGCGCGGAAGGCGAATCGGCGGAAGCTGTCATCCTCGCCCGGGCACAATCGGGGGATCATGCGGCATTTGCCCAGCTCTATTCGGCTCATAAGCGCCGGGTCTATTCCTTATGCCTGCGCATGTTGGGCAACGTAGCAGAAGCCGAGGACCTGACGCAGGAGTCTTTCTTGCAACTGCATCGGAAGATCGCAACATTTCGTGGCGATTCAGCTTTCTCGACCTGGCTGCACCGCCTTACTATCAACGTGGTGCTGATGCACCTTCGACGTAAGGGCCTGAATCTCATCTCGTTGGATGAGGCGCTTGATCCTTCGCCAGACCACGGTCCCGCGCGCAGCTTTGGGGCGCCGGATTTGCGTCTGACTGGCTCGATCGATCGCATGACACTGGAAAAAGCGGTGGAAAGCCTCCCGGCGGGATACCGTCTTATTTTCGTCCTGCATGATATTGAAGGATATGAACATAACGAAATCGCAACCTTGCTTGACTGTTCCATTGGAAATTCAAAGTCTCAGCTCCATAAGGCCCGAATGAAGTTGCGGGAAGCGCTGCGCGCCCCTGCGGATGAGGAGATGGCCAAGTGA
- a CDS encoding single-stranded DNA-binding protein has translation MAKSVNKVILLGNVGKDPDIKVLPSGQPVANFSIATSERFKDQQGNWQDRTEWHNLTAYGKLAEIVRDYVKKGNKLYAEGRLTTRSWDDKESGKKVYRTEIVVGDISLLSGRGEEGGSSGGSYQQRGSNSSNTSSFDQRPSGGDDYAHSAEITDDDIPF, from the coding sequence ATGGCAAAGAGCGTAAACAAAGTAATTCTGTTGGGAAATGTGGGCAAAGACCCGGATATTAAGGTTCTGCCGAGCGGGCAGCCCGTGGCCAACTTCTCGATTGCGACCAGCGAACGGTTCAAAGACCAGCAGGGCAACTGGCAAGACCGCACCGAATGGCACAACCTGACCGCCTACGGGAAACTGGCCGAGATTGTGCGTGACTACGTGAAAAAGGGCAACAAGCTTTACGCCGAGGGCCGCCTGACCACCCGCAGTTGGGACGACAAGGAAAGCGGCAAGAAGGTCTACCGGACCGAGATTGTCGTCGGCGACATCTCGCTGCTCTCAGGCCGCGGTGAGGAAGGCGGAAGCTCCGGCGGAAGCTATCAGCAGCGCGGCAGCAATTCCAGCAACACATCGAGCTTCGATCAGCGCCCTTCCGGCGGTGACGACTACGCACACTCGGCAGAAATCACCGACGACGACATACCCTTCTGA
- a CDS encoding DUF420 domain-containing protein, with the protein MTTQTTAHNRQIPPTASPRPYIAAIVAISLVATLFLFWLIYVHPAADAASVELTFLPALNALFNGLSASALLIGYTFIRAKRIPAHRAAMFTAFAFSSLFLVSYIVNHALHGESHYPGHGLIKTIYLGILISHVLLSVIALPLVLTTFFFSLSGRIPMHRKIARWTFPIWLYVSVTGVVVYAMLAAARA; encoded by the coding sequence ATGACGACTCAAACCACAGCCCACAATCGACAAATACCTCCCACAGCCAGTCCCCGGCCGTACATCGCAGCGATCGTCGCCATCAGCCTGGTGGCCACGCTGTTCCTCTTCTGGCTGATTTATGTTCATCCGGCAGCGGACGCAGCCAGCGTCGAACTCACCTTCCTGCCCGCGCTCAACGCACTGTTCAACGGACTCAGCGCCTCGGCCCTGCTCATCGGCTACACGTTCATCCGGGCGAAGCGAATTCCTGCTCATCGCGCGGCCATGTTCACGGCCTTTGCGTTTTCGTCTCTTTTCCTGGTCAGCTACATCGTCAATCACGCCTTGCATGGCGAAAGCCACTATCCCGGCCACGGCCTCATCAAGACCATCTACCTCGGAATCCTGATCAGCCACGTCCTCCTGAGCGTGATCGCGCTGCCTCTGGTTCTGACGACTTTCTTCTTTTCTCTCAGCGGCAGAATTCCCATGCACCGCAAAATCGCCCGCTGGACCTTCCCAATCTGGTTGTATGTATCGGTGACGGGCGTGGTTGTTTACGCAATGCTGGCCGCGGCGCGGGCATAA
- the cyoE gene encoding heme o synthase, with protein MSTAPSATAKAGIQLPAPAAGSKSPTILEKASGPGSASAVLHPAPGATATFIGDLRELFKFKVTAMVLVTTWAGFYLGSMHSGISSIQRGQFETLLETLVGVALVSAGASALNEALERKTDAKMIRTAQRPIAAGRISLFQGLALGLGAVISGGLWLQYFTNQLTVGLALLTVFLYVAIYTPLKQVTTLATFLGAFPGAAGPLLGWTAARGQIEWPGIALFAILFVWQFPHFMAIAWLYRHDYGRAGIRMLPVVQPDGFSTVIEALFYAVLMIPVSLAPWWLGMAGLTYAILATVLGLVYLGYTIRFSRILRATTETQSRMFARDLLKVSVLYLPLLLTVLMLAATVK; from the coding sequence ATGTCCACTGCCCCTTCAGCGACCGCCAAAGCGGGAATCCAGTTGCCCGCTCCGGCAGCGGGATCGAAGTCGCCGACAATTTTGGAAAAAGCATCCGGACCGGGAAGCGCCTCCGCCGTGCTGCATCCCGCACCGGGCGCCACGGCTACATTCATAGGCGACCTGCGCGAACTCTTCAAATTTAAGGTGACGGCGATGGTCCTGGTCACCACCTGGGCCGGTTTCTACCTTGGATCGATGCACTCCGGGATCTCCAGCATCCAACGCGGCCAATTCGAAACCTTGCTGGAAACCCTTGTCGGCGTGGCACTTGTCTCCGCAGGCGCAAGCGCGCTGAACGAAGCCCTGGAGCGCAAGACCGACGCCAAGATGATCCGCACCGCCCAGCGGCCCATCGCGGCCGGACGGATTTCGCTCTTCCAGGGCCTCGCGCTCGGTCTGGGAGCAGTCATTTCCGGTGGTCTGTGGTTGCAGTACTTCACCAACCAGCTCACCGTGGGCCTGGCGCTGCTGACCGTCTTCCTGTACGTAGCCATCTACACGCCGCTCAAGCAGGTTACGACGCTCGCCACATTCCTCGGGGCATTTCCCGGCGCGGCAGGTCCGCTGCTCGGGTGGACAGCCGCGCGCGGCCAGATCGAGTGGCCCGGCATTGCCCTCTTCGCGATCCTTTTCGTATGGCAGTTTCCGCATTTCATGGCCATCGCCTGGCTCTACCGGCATGACTACGGCCGCGCCGGCATCCGCATGCTCCCGGTTGTGCAGCCGGACGGCTTTTCCACCGTGATCGAAGCGCTTTTCTATGCGGTGCTCATGATTCCAGTGAGCCTCGCGCCCTGGTGGCTCGGCATGGCCGGGCTGACCTACGCGATCCTGGCCACGGTGCTGGGGCTGGTTTATCTTGGCTACACCATCCGCTTCAGCCGCATTCTGCGCGCCACGACTGAGACGCAAAGCCGCATGTTCGCCCGCGATCTGTTGAAGGTGAGCGTCCTCTACCTGCCGCTGCTGCTCACCGTCCTGATGCTCGCCGCGACTGTGAAATAG
- a CDS encoding DUF1634 domain-containing protein translates to MSAIVLTDTKLQRLIGATLRGGVLVASITGIVGGLLFLTAPDAKPVSFHLFEGTHSLYAFPGLMLRQAFELHGVTQLERGLAITQLGIIALLLTPIIRVTFSIVGFALERDRIYVAITCVVLATLMGSLLLH, encoded by the coding sequence ATGAGCGCTATTGTATTGACTGATACGAAATTGCAACGGTTGATCGGGGCTACCCTGCGCGGCGGTGTCCTCGTAGCGAGCATAACCGGAATTGTTGGCGGACTCCTATTTCTGACAGCTCCGGATGCAAAGCCTGTATCTTTCCATCTTTTTGAGGGCACTCATTCGCTCTATGCCTTTCCTGGTCTGATGCTGCGTCAGGCATTCGAACTTCATGGCGTTACCCAGCTAGAACGTGGGCTGGCCATAACGCAATTGGGAATCATAGCGCTCCTGCTCACCCCGATCATCCGGGTGACGTTCTCGATTGTCGGCTTTGCTTTGGAGCGTGACCGCATCTATGTCGCCATCACATGTGTTGTGCTGGCGACTCTAATGGGCAGTCTATTGCTGCACTGA
- a CDS encoding POTRA domain-containing protein has translation MKAKKEPTNRTKSRAGFRGGPLRVTGLFFACLLGTLDGNGRFAAVAQAIGPETRQPSTDKSAGSESLPDAPSPQQEGAASESNSAARPASLASPRPYEGDFAGSEQTAEDRLEALEGKTVLRIDFEGVAAPRLAPLPDQLPQQPNVPLRAENVRQSLRRLYASGLYDSITAQGSIADGRVVLVFRGTPRTFIGLVSVNGAKGSNTNSLLARISRLTPGTRFVASGLDRAEAAMRHSLADSGYYEPVFSYSLSQHPENQLVDIAFTVDSGPHAKIGAVSVSGESGLTPEEFRSYSKLKSGHTVDQETTSRALNGVENHYRKEQRLEAEVRQESKQYIVANKAVDYQFFANRGPVVHVSVDGVKLSDAKMRKLLPIYEEGSVDEDLLNEGSRRLQNYCQRLGFFDVKVQHEQKPPSADLVDIAFHVQLGARHRVGSVTIAGAKYFDLPTLQERLSVRARDAFDREGVYNQSLVNTDVSSLEAIYQNNGFAHVKVTPEILDEDNRGQGNGAQPGAGQSRSQSQDQSQSRSRAHGKLVGLDVVYHIEEGQQERIHSVQLEGTERIAPAQLTKLLNTAPGQPLSPESLAGDREALLTYYLSRGFDQAQVDVAQAAPQGTQKTDKQTQENQQPDKQTGASGQVDIIFHIREGEQVFLRGLMITGLHYTRPQTIAHGITMKEGEPLDQSALLDTQRNLYDLALFNEVSPVIQNPTGEEPRKTVLLQTTEARRWDLSYGGGFEVQTGTVNGGSSPGPNGTVGASPRGVLELSRINLFGRDQTVSVRGNLGLLEQRVQFVYQYPHVFGARNFNFSFSAGYNNSQDVVTYSASQLEGSLRLTEKFNGEHTLFSKANTFIYQFVYRRVKVNQDSVALPITEIPLLLQAVRVGGPSFTWIRDTRDAPLDAHRGTYTSFQEFISSAIFDSEANFNQLDASNSSYYDLDHHRFVLARNTRYGQERAYGNAVDESIPLPERLYAGGGNSHRGFGVNSAGPRDPQSGFPIGGAAVFVNSTELRMPPPTLPYVGNSVSFVLFHDMGNVFDNSRDVWPSFLRFRQQDRAGCRDLAPGPPTGTVTSTGTEGTCSFNYFSHALGLGLRYHTPVGPVRVDFSWNLNPPIYPVTYNTITDTNLTNPYEGEGAHFNFFFSLGQSF, from the coding sequence GTGAAAGCGAAAAAGGAGCCCACGAACCGGACTAAATCTCGCGCGGGCTTTCGCGGAGGCCCGCTCCGCGTTACAGGCCTGTTTTTTGCCTGTCTACTGGGAACGCTGGATGGAAATGGCCGATTCGCAGCCGTCGCGCAGGCAATCGGTCCGGAAACTCGCCAACCGTCGACTGACAAGTCGGCCGGGAGCGAATCTCTTCCCGATGCTCCGTCGCCGCAGCAGGAAGGGGCTGCATCGGAATCAAATTCCGCAGCCAGGCCGGCCAGTCTAGCCAGTCCACGCCCCTATGAGGGCGATTTCGCGGGGAGCGAGCAAACGGCCGAGGACCGGCTTGAGGCGTTGGAGGGGAAGACGGTCTTGCGCATTGACTTCGAAGGAGTCGCCGCGCCGCGGCTCGCTCCGCTGCCGGATCAGTTGCCGCAGCAGCCAAACGTCCCGCTTCGCGCCGAGAACGTTCGCCAAAGTCTGCGCCGGCTTTACGCGTCCGGCCTGTATGACTCGATTACGGCGCAGGGAAGCATCGCGGACGGACGCGTGGTACTCGTTTTTCGTGGAACGCCACGGACTTTTATCGGCCTGGTCAGCGTGAACGGAGCAAAAGGCAGCAACACCAACTCCCTGCTGGCCCGTATCAGCCGTCTGACGCCCGGTACTCGCTTCGTCGCCTCCGGTCTGGACCGCGCCGAGGCGGCGATGCGGCATTCGCTGGCCGACAGCGGCTACTATGAGCCGGTTTTTTCGTATTCGCTCTCCCAGCACCCGGAGAACCAGCTTGTGGATATCGCTTTTACCGTCGATTCCGGGCCGCACGCGAAGATTGGAGCCGTGTCCGTGAGTGGAGAAAGCGGACTGACGCCGGAGGAATTCCGGAGCTACTCGAAGCTGAAATCAGGGCATACCGTCGACCAGGAAACCACTTCGAGGGCGCTCAACGGTGTGGAGAATCACTACCGAAAGGAGCAGCGGCTGGAGGCCGAGGTCAGGCAAGAGTCGAAGCAGTACATCGTCGCGAACAAAGCGGTGGATTATCAGTTTTTCGCCAATCGCGGGCCGGTCGTCCATGTCTCCGTTGACGGCGTCAAGCTGAGCGATGCGAAGATGCGCAAGCTATTGCCGATCTACGAAGAAGGAAGCGTGGATGAAGACCTCCTTAACGAAGGCAGCCGGCGGCTTCAGAACTACTGTCAGCGGCTTGGTTTCTTTGACGTGAAGGTGCAGCATGAGCAGAAGCCTCCGAGTGCCGATCTGGTCGATATTGCCTTCCACGTGCAGTTGGGTGCGCGGCATCGCGTGGGCAGCGTAACGATTGCCGGCGCCAAATACTTTGATCTGCCCACGCTGCAGGAACGGCTAAGCGTGCGCGCGCGGGACGCCTTTGATCGTGAGGGTGTCTACAACCAGTCTCTCGTCAATACCGATGTGAGTTCCCTGGAAGCCATTTACCAGAACAACGGATTCGCGCACGTGAAGGTGACGCCTGAGATTCTGGACGAAGACAATCGAGGCCAGGGCAACGGGGCGCAACCTGGCGCGGGTCAGAGCCGGAGTCAGAGTCAGGACCAGAGCCAGAGTCGAAGCCGGGCACACGGCAAGCTCGTCGGCCTCGACGTGGTGTACCACATCGAAGAAGGGCAACAGGAGCGCATTCATTCCGTGCAGCTTGAGGGAACAGAGCGAATTGCGCCGGCTCAATTGACAAAGCTCCTGAATACCGCTCCGGGGCAGCCGCTTTCGCCGGAGAGCCTGGCTGGCGATCGCGAGGCCCTGCTCACCTACTACCTCAGCCGCGGATTCGATCAGGCCCAGGTCGATGTCGCCCAGGCCGCGCCTCAGGGTACACAGAAAACAGACAAGCAGACGCAGGAAAATCAGCAGCCGGATAAACAGACTGGAGCCTCCGGCCAGGTGGATATTATCTTTCACATTCGCGAAGGTGAGCAGGTTTTCCTGCGCGGCCTGATGATCACAGGCCTGCATTACACCCGGCCGCAGACCATCGCGCACGGCATCACGATGAAAGAAGGCGAGCCACTCGATCAATCGGCGCTTCTGGATACGCAGCGCAATCTGTACGACCTGGCGCTCTTCAACGAGGTCAGTCCCGTGATTCAAAATCCCACGGGCGAGGAACCGCGCAAGACCGTCCTGCTGCAGACGACCGAGGCCCGGCGATGGGATCTCAGTTACGGAGGCGGCTTTGAGGTGCAGACCGGCACCGTGAACGGAGGGAGCTCTCCCGGCCCGAATGGAACAGTTGGCGCGAGTCCACGCGGAGTCCTTGAGCTGAGCCGCATCAATCTCTTTGGCCGCGACCAGACCGTTTCCGTTCGCGGGAATCTAGGCCTGCTGGAGCAGCGGGTCCAATTCGTGTACCAGTATCCCCATGTTTTCGGCGCCAGGAACTTCAATTTCAGTTTCTCTGCGGGCTACAACAACAGTCAGGATGTTGTTACCTACAGCGCCTCGCAACTGGAAGGCAGCCTGCGCCTGACGGAGAAGTTCAACGGCGAACACACGCTGTTCAGCAAGGCCAATACCTTCATCTACCAGTTCGTATATCGCCGGGTAAAGGTGAACCAGGACAGCGTCGCGCTGCCGATCACGGAGATTCCCCTTCTGTTGCAGGCGGTGCGCGTAGGCGGCCCGAGCTTTACATGGATTCGTGATACACGCGACGCCCCGCTGGACGCTCATCGCGGTACCTACACGAGCTTTCAGGAGTTCATCTCTTCGGCAATCTTCGATTCGGAGGCCAACTTCAACCAGTTGGACGCGTCCAACTCCAGTTACTACGATCTGGACCATCATCGCTTCGTTCTGGCGCGTAACACGCGCTACGGGCAGGAGCGGGCTTACGGTAACGCAGTGGATGAGAGCATTCCCTTGCCGGAGCGGCTTTACGCCGGCGGCGGCAACTCCCATCGCGGCTTCGGCGTCAACTCCGCCGGTCCGCGTGATCCTCAGTCGGGCTTTCCCATCGGTGGCGCTGCCGTATTCGTAAATTCGACCGAGTTGCGCATGCCGCCGCCGACTTTGCCGTATGTCGGTAACTCTGTGAGTTTCGTGCTCTTTCACGATATGGGCAACGTC
- a CDS encoding Sec-independent protein translocase subunit TatA/TatB, which translates to MLENLFTPTHLAVVLGIVVLFFGGKKIPELGKGIGEGFRAFRDGIKGFREEDQPTNKA; encoded by the coding sequence ATGCTTGAAAATTTATTCACCCCCACCCACCTCGCAGTAGTCCTTGGAATCGTCGTGCTCTTCTTCGGAGGGAAGAAGATTCCGGAACTGGGCAAGGGAATCGGCGAAGGGTTTCGCGCATTTCGGGATGGAATTAAAGGCTTTCGCGAAGAGGATCAACCCACGAACAAGGCTTAG